Part of the Xiphophorus couchianus chromosome 8, X_couchianus-1.0, whole genome shotgun sequence genome is shown below.
ttattatttattactaaaatatttagaataataaacattgtaaaatgttaatttaattttattgtctgGTGCGTGGCTGTGAAGACGGTTTCATTTCCGAGAGCTTAAGGAAATCGTGACGTATACGACcgaattagttttttgtttttttttctttttgccaaatACTGTTTGTTCCTGCACAGATCTGAACTCTTGCTGATGTTGCCTTGGGCACCAAGATGCATCAATGGTAGCTAACTGATGGTACGTTtgggctttttatttatttttttcttgcggGATTACCTGTtgccaaaaatgaaagaatatgCTACAGTATGAACACCTGCAGAACACTAATTTAAGGGCTTGTTCTTGGTTCGGGTCAAACGTGGGGTGACTTTTAGCGGCGGCTTTAAACTTTAAAGGCGACCATGTGTGGCGTTGTTGCTGAAAAAGTCATTTGaaggaaaaattttaaatgtggaGTGAAGACACATGctgataaaacacaaattgtaattttgagtttatattaaaagaaaatctgatgaAGGCAGTGCTTTGGTCTCTTTATTTTGCAGTCTGGAGAATCATAGTAGTTCTccagttcaataaaaaaaaaaaaaaaaaacagagcaaacatCAGCTTTGGTTTGTACACAgatatatattttgcttttagttttatgtcagttttggtcctccatagaTACACTCCGAACAagatggtaaaaaataaaagaaaaatctcagcCACTGAAAGGGTCAACATGAACTTCCATATGTATAAAGTTTTATAGATCAGCCACCACTTATTGCTTAAATAGTCTCTCTTCTTCaatgcttcaaaaataaaaatgaaagaactttaaaaagacagattttttggtgcttttaatatgaaaagaaaaataaagatttttattttttttttggttatggAAAAGCAGAGAGAGGAATGGCGTGATAGGGAACATCATcaagtacatttaaaaacatctttaaaatatgacGCTTCAATAAATACTTCAATACATTTAGGCATGTGGATACATTTCTCTTGATTTACATTTGTCAACAGTACAAATCAtaaaatgagtttgttttttttcccctccgaTCTTCATTATTGCACATACGTTGTGATGGGTTTGCCCTCCTCAAGCCAGTCTTGTGCAAAAGTTGCTCAAACTGGACGCTAGTTTaacaacaaccacacacacaaaaaagtatcAAGTTGGATTCTTGGTCGCTTTTCCCCCATtaaactggaaaacacaaaccCTGGTTCGCTGTGACGGCTTCACGGAGGCTCAGGAAATGAAACTGCACGCAAACAAATCACGGCACCTGGCAGTCTGTGAGCCAGATTACTTGTGACGCCACAGTTAGCTTAGCATATGCTAACgtaaaacgatgtaaacagtGCGCTCTGTGCTGCAGCTTCTAAAAGCCGGAGGAAGCTAACGCTAAGCTATGCTAAGATAAAAGTGTTAAATTCTCTCTGGTCTGTTGGGGAGTTCAATTCCTTacgattttctttttttgtttgtttgtttacaattGTGCTTTACTTTTCAATTCTAACCAAAAGTGAAACTGTAAATCGGcattcaacaaatatttttaaaaatgcagcaaacaattCTGCTACATACCTACGagggggaaaagaaaatatatcttGCAAGTAAGCCACAGTACTTGATGCATAATTTGtcaaagaaactgattttcagtataaaaaaacgtatttaaaaacattaaataataataataataaactaaaataatcactCACACACCAAACGTTAACACAAAGTccaaaagcacacacacacaaaaaacaaggcAAAGAAAAATCATCTCTTGGAAACGCCTCATGCTGTAATGTGAGAGGAGATGAGCACctgccaccagggggcagtgAAGTCCCAATGAACCTGACATCAAATCAGAATGGGGGGGGGAAGCATTTAATCTAATCACATTTGGACTGAAATACGGTATAACTGCTTCCTACATCTGAAATTGTTTTGTCtgatgtttcagtttcttcCCAGTGAAGCTAACCAACTCACAGCTGAGATTATGAGTAAACTGAACAGTAAATCTTATATTTTATCGTCTCGTATGGCGATAAAAGCAGCCAATTACGTCACACCATCAAAAACGCATTCATACGACTCTTTACTGTTGAAATGGAGGCAACAAAAACAGCTTTCATCAAAAATACTGAGCTGGCATGAACAGCGTCTATGCTCGGCAGGCCGCCTTATCGAGGTATACCGAAGATTTAGAAAGTCACAATTAGCATTCCAACAGGTCTGAATGCTGCACACTGCTAATCAGCTGGTTGATAGAAGACGACAGGACAGATAAATCAAACTAATAACCAGCTGATGTCCATTTGTTAAACTTGTGCTAACGCCAAAACGTCATAATAACCAGGGTTTCCCCAAGAAAACTCGGCAAAACTTTGGCAGTTCATTGACGGCCCGCcatgtttttcatgttgaaaaatgttaaaacttacAAAAGTTTGGAGATGCACAAGCAGGCATCATAATTTTGAAATAACGTGCGAGGCGCAATTCAATGCATCCACTCTAAACGTAGCTCAATCCATCCTTTCTGCCACttggtatataaaaaaaaaaaacctttttaaaataaacaaacgaCACTTAGCCTGGTGGGCAGGCAAATAAAGCCTGGTGCCCCGCCAGGCTTAAAATAGACTTGGGGAAGCCCTGTACAACAAATACGGTTTAAAGTGAAATTGTCTATACATTGTACCGTTTTAGCCTCAAAATGCTCTTGATTTTgattaaaagtaaaacgtaAAGTTCGGCCTGATCGCGAgggcaaaacacaaagaaattaacagaatttcaaacaaacagaaatcatAGGTTAATAAAACACGTTGCTTTCACGAAAGGAATTGATTTTTGTCTTAGAATAATATGATTTGATTTCCTGCCTTCTCTAATGGACCCCATGGTTTTCTCTTGCTATCACAGCTCACCGCTCCTTTCAGTGGTCAGGGACACTTCTGTGAGATTTGCAGGTACTCTTGAGCGGTATAAATAGTTGCTGTGAAGTAAAGTTGGAAGGTGTGACACAGAGTATGTGTCTCTCGTAGCAGAAAGGAGCAAATGTTTCCTTCTTCAAACAAACCCATCACAAGGAGCTACAGTACGACTCGGATGTAACAGGAGGTCGGAGGTTGTGCCCTCTCCAAAACCGCAACAGCAACACCTTAAAAACAATAAGTCTTTACAAACACAAGTATGGAataacaacccccccccccaaaaaaacgcaactttttgttgttgttcaagTTGCACCAAGGCGCCTTCAGGTAACCCAGGCTTCTCTGTTTGACTCATTTCATGATCCTCATTTTCTCTCCGTTTTGGCCGcgtagaatttttaaaaaaacccaacaacaacaaaaaaaacaagttcaacATTTAAGCCTCCTTGTTAGTTTTCCCAGTCAGTACAAGGCAGGCCTTCGTCCTCAGACTCCGACTCCGACTCCGGCGAGGCCTCCTTGATTCTCCTCAGGGCCTCGTGGATGCTGCGGGTCAGGGCGTCGGCGGAGTGCAGGAAGCTCTTGGGGTGGCGCTGTTGCTCCGGCCGGGCGCGGACCTTCTTCAGACGCACGCCCTGCCGGATCTGAGCCAGGATGTTGTTGCTGTCGTCGTCCGGGTCGGGGCCCAGGACGCGCAGCTCGGCCTTTCTCAGGTGGAAGCTGCCGCGCTTCAGCGAGGCCAGCACCTCGTCCATGGGCGAGCTCGCTGCGGAGGCGCAACGCTCAAACGTTAAAGGAACCGACTTGATGAAGTGAAATTGGAAAACGTCAATGTGTAACTATCGAATATGTGTTTCTCCGTGGAACTTTACTACCTTCAGTCTAAACGTTTAAGGTCTGTTCTGCCTTTTTTTGAGGTAGAGAGGACTAAAAGTCTTTttgcaaaactaaaaatctgGAATTTCTTTAGCAATAAAACTATAACCTTGACGTCGTCATCCATAACTTTGCACAAATTTACATCTGTAGCAATATTTTAATGGATTTCACCGACACAAACATCATAATAAGGCAGTTCATGCAGTCACTGCTGTAGCAGAGAGCATGACCTGCTGAAGGCCTAAGAAAAATAAGGCCTCCAAACCATCAGGGGGCACTCTAATAAATccctaaattttaaaaaaagatctaaaatcTAATGTTTAGATATTTTAGCTGGTGGTGtgacttgattaaaaatttttaatcaagtttatttcagtgtttgtaaCTAAGTACCTGCATTTCAATCAAAAACCACATACCGACAAAATAAGTTACATTTGCaattcaaaaatctttttttgtatgttaaaaataaatgactgattAATTGCACAGTAATTAAATAATAGAAATTTGCACTTCAAATTTCCAGCGCTAATTTCTATACAATTTGATTTCATTGTacataaaagcattttaatttttttatttaagatttaaagatatttgcaagtttactttgtaaaagggGGGAGGGATCTTGtctgatatttttgtttgtttttttctttgagtttgggttcggtttgttcacaaatacatctcaGAAAATAACAACCAGCTAACAGTGACTGAATTTAAGCTCAGCCAATCAAACTAACAAATCAAATGGCTCCATAGGACTTTGGGCCGGCCCAGGTAGACGGAGATCTTTGATTTGGGGATATAACCCTGAGGTCAAGAAACGTTTACTAACCTACACTACTAAAGTGGGTTGCTCATGATAGTTTTCCTTACCTTTCCTCCACTGTGAGGAGTCCAGCGATGCGGTCTTCCTCAGCTTCTTCCTGGCAGTCAGCAGCTGGCTGCTGTCAAAGAACCGTGAGGAAAACGGAGCGAGCGGCTGCGAGGCGCATTCAGACTCGCACTTTTGAATCTTGGTTGGGCAGCTCGCTTGGCTTTCGAAGGGAGGAAGCGATTGAGGAGGCgggggaggaggcagaggaggaggaggaggcggaggcgGAGGGGGAGGCACGGCAGGCGGCCCCGCCGAGAGCAGAGACGGAGACGACGAGAGGGGAGGCAGCGAAAGAAAAGGGGGCGCCGCTTCCACGCTTTGGAGGTTGATGGAGGGCAGCGAGGCGCCTTCGCAGCTGTAGACGTCAGCCGGGGGCGGAGCCGAGAGCTCTGGGAGGTCGGAGATGGAGTCGGTCTGGACGCTGACCGCCTGGGTGCTGGGCTGCTGCGCCACTCGCCTCCGGCCGGGAGTCTGGGAGAGGCGCAGGCGACTGGACCGGAGGGTCACCTGACCCGGATAACGCTGCGTCAGAGACGGGAAAACATCAGTCAGAGACTTCATTCATCTCCACAGGACACAAccataaaaatatcacaaaggATCAGTATTATGCGTTTTTCATCCACATAAtgctattttatagcataatcaagtaaatatattaacttcagttgttataaaaatgctacatacatgaaatatgacttaaaaggaACTTGATTTTCGAATTTAATGCCTTGGAATTGGGCCGCCGTCTCTATAAAAACTCACTCATTTTGAAACTCTTCACAACAtcgctcctctgttaaccctttaacaacgtttttactaGCGAGGAGGAGCCTcgcctcaaaggcggagctaggtccacccaggcgtgtTGCACAGCTGAActgttgccacgggagattaaaggatttctcaagcaCACATGAACCAATCAAATCAacactgcaggtgtgtttttgatgagggaataacattatagcatgatgTGAATTCAAAAAAGACGATTtgacataatgctgcccctttagaTTCTCACTTCTAATGCAGCTATTACAATAGAAAGAGCGTCACAGCAGAGAACGGTGGAGATGAGCAATAATGACGGTGAAATCTTCACCTGTTTGAGGTTGCGAAGTCTGTCCAGAGCCCTCTGCCTTTCCTGACTCACAGTTACATTTCTCTTTGCTTCATCACcttctgcagcttctcctccctttaaaaaaaaacaacaaaaaaacaaaaagcagggTTTAGATCCACCTGTGCAACTGGTCTTAGTGGTGATAAGCCGGATTTATTTAACGTTGTTCTGCAcaatattttgcaaaagtataaTTACCACTTCAAATTTCTTATAGATGGTCacaacagcagaaaatctgATGCTCTGGCCAGATGGGGAGTTAAGTTTTATGTTCAGGCCTGAATGGAAACTGCTGTATTGTGTCGAAAATGGACGCTGCAGATCAATATGGACTTGGAATTATATCACaatattattagtttttgtGGTATTGTTGAGACAATGATAAACATGATGACTTAACTATTGTAAGTGTTTAATACTTAATTTTTAGGAAAATGTATAGCTGTGACTGAAGGCCACAGCATTCAAAggcccacaaacacaaatgtggCCCTGACAAACATTCCCAGTGGAACAGGCTTCTTCAAGACGCTACTCGCTTAAGGAAGTGTGACTTATATCAGTAAACTGCAAACAATTGCagttaatcatatttttgaatttactgatatttctTCATGCTCTAGTtgaacagtggagaaaatagcaagaataacatttctgatcatacggtcaactgttttttttttaaaagcgtaaattaaaatttattgagaCGATAAATCGGAATTCTTATAATAAGAAATCTCTCGTAATAAATGGTACGATAAATGAAGACACCATTACAGCAGCGAAACATTGTGTGAGATACTTTTGAAAGCTGACATTCAAGGAAACAACAAGAATGTCTAGAGATCCACATATAGTTCAAACAGCCTTTAGATGACCTGTAGCTTTAATTTCAGCAGAAGGATTACAAAGTATGGATGCACCCCCACATCTTTCtctggttttggtttgtttcttcCGTGTTGATTTATGAGCTGAACGGTGGAACAGGTGGCAGCACTGACGCCTCGCAGCGAGAAGGTCATCGGTTCAAATCCCagtttacacaaaaacaaaaagacacacaGCGAATGCTAATGTGTTGCTGCAGCAACGGGCAGCAAACGACTGGATCTAACCTGCCGCAGTACCTGCAGAGAGTTGAAGTCGACATTGCTTCCTTGGCGCTGCTGGGTTTTCTGGTTGTGATTGAAGATACAGATTTCCTAATgaagaaaagcaataaaaatgacacAGAGAGGTGTAACAGACGAAGCTTTAAATAACTAGAAACACCTGGCGGCGTTTGGAGGAGCACGCAGATCTGACCTTCTTGTTTTTGAGGTAGACTTTCTTGGCAGTGATGCGGCCTCTCCGGGCCTCCAGTTGCCGCGTCCTCTGCTGAAGGGCGCACAGTTCTTCATCTTTGAGGGGCGACGGAGGGGACACAGGCTCCTCTTCACCCTTCATGGCGTCTGGGCTTTCGAAGGCGTCGTAGTAGACCACCTCATCCTGTCGCTCTGGGAGGAAAACCAGGAGAGATTTTAGTTTGACGAATAAACAGCTTAGTGAGTGCTAAATCGGGGGACTATCAAGAGAACACGAGGAATTAATCAGCAAGAGCCTTTGAGTTTTAACAAGGTTTAACAGAATGTATCTAAATTATCTTGTAAGATTAAGAGTGATGTTCCCAAATTGTACCACATTTTCACTAAAATGCATTATAGCAGTCgtgattaaaatgtttgataaagtgagttagaacaaaaacaagcacttcattttcatttaaaggggcatttttatgtattttccagccacagaGCGTCATTTCATGGCACAATCAAGTTactatgttatcttcagttgctataaaaatgctgcatatataaaatatggcttaaaataaatttgactttgatatTTAGCATCTTGAagttgggcctctgtctctttaaaaacttctgctctttatGAAAAGAGTTAAAGGGCGCTTtatgaaactccgccttcaggattgctcctctattaaccctttaatagGGTTGTGatcatttaaactaaaatctctggcactcatgcaaaaaaaaaaaaaaggaaaaaaaattcatacatattttaaagataagCCTCatagcaacacaaaaaaaatatttttagggaCAGgatacaacatttttaaaaagttttttccccTAGCTTATTTGTGAACACGCATTAGTTATACGACTGGATCCGACAGAAACGGCGCCACGCAGAAGCTCACCCATCATCTGCCTGCGCAGACTCTGCAGCTGCGCGGTCAGTAGCAGCTCCTCACAGCGCAGCACCTCGGCCTGAATGTCgtacagctgcagctgcagctcgtAGTACAGCGCCTCCAGCTGGTCCAGACGCATCATTGCGTCCTCCCCACCCTGCAGACTCTGCATCTGGAAAAAGCACAGCCTCAGCGTTACGTCACGCCCTCCCGGGCCCCGAGGACACAGACTTGCAGGCTGGCTGATTttcccaaaaatataaaacatgattCGACTGCGCTTCTTGTTTCTAACGCGAGTCGGATGGAGTGGAAACCGAAGCGGATTCCTGTTTGGTAGCGTTGGACTCCTGAGATGAGATGCAAAGCACAGCtttacatgaaaaacaaacgtTTGACCCGACTGTCATTCCCAGTGAGTCATTTCCACTGTTGTACAGCAGGATGTTGCTCCCTCCATCACGGGATGCCAGAGCCATGAGATCATTGCTCCGAGTCCATTATCTTGCTTATTTTCCCTCCATCTTTTAACGCACAAGTCTTGTTTTTGGAAAAGCACCAATctattaaagcaaaaacactttgtctgcattaatttttatttttcttcatcgCGTTTCCCCGCTTTACCTCTTCCTTCAAGCCGTGCTTCTTCTGTTCCAGGCAGATTTCTCTGGCCCTCATGAGCTGCAGGGTTTCCTTGGAAACGGCGTACTGCAGCCGCTCCATGCGCTCGATTGCCGTGGCCCACGCCGACTTTCCGAACTTCCTCTGGTCGGCGCGCATCCGCTCATACAGAGCTGCGAACGTGCAGGAGGGCACACAGCATTGGTGAAAACACGAAGCAGTTCAATTTAATTGATACATTGGCACATTTTAGTTGTACTCCAgtttaaaatatactttgatcaaatttcaataaaaatccCTTTCGTATGCAGAGCAGgaaaaagaactaaaatacTTCCTATagaatgttattgtttacatctggaaattttgTGCATGTGCACAACCCTGGAAggcaaaaagacgattcttttaTTTGCCGCGGTAGAACAATTCTGTTAACAAAATGAATCCTGGAGATGTTTGTATTATTAACTTACTGCATTGTGCCTCTGCAAAAGGAAACTCGGAAAAACCGTttaagaaaaactcaaaaccacttggattcttcttttttctcgcTCCCTGTGTCAGCTATGCTACGCACAGACTTGTTGCCACAGCAACTGACTAACAACAGCTCCACTAGAGTATCAgtaacaccaaaaaacatgcaaacatttcccacacaaagaacagaacattcagtccgttacattTCTATGTCTACAGGCTTGATGCTTATTTTGAGATGATTAAAAAGTGATCGTCTGAACACAGTGGTGGTTagttagctaatttaaacacctgttCTCTCTCATCAATCTGTGAGAGAGTTGGTGTGTGATTTgcctttttataaaaaaaatttttgctgGACCGAAACGCaccaaattctgcagcacatcgaCATATTacggttgtcaaagtcaagctagcataagtGACCTACCTCAATCTCTCTCgctcattttttataaaaactattCATCGACCTTTTCTAGTTGTGATTGTGTTGATAATTGGCAGCAAAGCTATgtatcattttttcttttatatattaagcatacatttaagatttagcacgtcatgttgacaacttgacagctaaacCCAATGGTAGTCATCGTCGCCGAGCAGTTCTTTGCCCTCCAGTCGGAAGATGGAGTGAAGGCTCTAGTGCACGTCACGCTGCAACGTGTCTATAAACGACCTATATACACTCAAATGTTAAGACGCCAAAGTAAATAGAGCGTTTGACATTTTCCCACGGATAGAGGAAATGCCTTTCGTCTCCGTTTACCTTTCTGAGCTCGGGTTGTGGTTTCAAAGAACTTCACAGTCAGGTCTTGAATGGCGAGCACGGCAGCCTGAGCCTTCTTCTGCCACTCCTCGTCCTCTCTCCTCAGGCTCTCCACGCGGCGAGGGCCGAGACGTTCCGTCTCCAGGCAGATCTGacgagagagagggagaggcaGAGCAGGTTCAACACACAAAGTTCTGACAGCTGAACTGGAAtaatattagtttaaaaaaaaatctcaaccaCCTCTCTTTCATCCCTATCACATTGTGTACAGTAGAGTAAACTTTATCGGGACAGACTAACACAACATGGCACATAACTGTTAAGCTGAGGACAACGATAAATGGGTTTCAGCCTCCCTGGGTGGGAGTAAtgtgcagttttagttttctttgtgcGGCGTTTTCCTAGCCTTTATGATGCCACTAATTTGTCCACTGATGTCCTCTAATAAACATCTGGGGCCTTCACAAAGAGgttcaaagggtgtgaatactttgacAAGGCACACTTTTTCCTTATCTAGTAAAAGACCCACCAAGGGTTCTGTAATACTCTCAGTCTACAGCAGAGGGTGGTGAAGGGTATGGTTATTAGTGTTTATAGTGACCGTAACCCAGCTCCCCACTagtcaaatgttaaaaatccaCTAAaggacactttaaaaataatgcaCAGCTCTTAAAGTTGTAACATTTTAGCCACTCAGtcatgagtgaaaaaaaaaaaaaaaggcgagaTGAGTGGAAAATGCTCGTCGTGTGTGAGACCTTGCTCCGGGTGCTAACTAGGAAACATAACCAAAACGATGACACAATGGGCAGCATGTGGAACAAAATGTACACAGCCAATAAAGCAGACTCCCTTCCAGGGCCTCTCGGCACGTGCAGCTGGATAGTAACGTCTCAATGTAAAACAGATGCGTGCGCAGGAGCTCCAAAATAAACACCATTACAATAACCGCCAACAAAAGGACTCGAAAGCACCCTTGTGTATGATAGACGGCATGGTCACTGGCTGAGCGCTTTGTGTTCCCGGGGAACCGTGCGCGAGAGGCTCGTGCACAGGGAGTGGTTTTGAGGTGAAGCAGAGAGCATAAATGGGGGCGGGGGGTTACGTCAGcaaccacttaaaaaaaaaagaaaaaacaattataatctAGTCAAGAAAAAGTTGAGTGCATTACATCAGTGTTTGGGTATTGCAAGTTGGACAGCATACAGTGTGAATGGCACAACCCATTTCGATCTTCATCTTGTTGCCGATTCTGCTCACTTTGACCCCTCTGACCTGAGCGACAGAACGAACTGGAGCCAAATATCTCGACATTAAAGCTGCCTCGTGATTTGGAGTCTGCTGAACTGGTTTTTATGCAAAGCAGGAGGCTCCGGCACAAACTGGTAGAAGTCGGCGTTCCCTCCTTCTAAACACAACGGCAGCGGGTCTCGACACCCCGGCTCAAACGGGCTGCAGGAGATTGAACGCAGACGTGTCAAACTGTCTTTAAATAGAAGTGACACCACTTCCCATGATGGAGTGCTGGGATTACGACATGCGTGCTGTCATGGTGGTCCCCATCTAATTTGGTTAAAATAGGAaggagacaaacacacacacacatgggaGTGTTTATCAAGCAGCTGGAACTTCTTAAAGGTGGAAAAGAGGAGACTTTAGGTTGCTCAGCTGTTTTAGAGCATTTCTTACGAATGAACATAAAAGCTTTTAGACTTggacctaaaataaaatattctttaaaacttaataaagaagaggaaagagaaTAAATGCCTCAAAAGAAGATCCTGGTCGTTTCACGTGGTTAAAAACTGGATTTCATTTGGCAATGAGCGCCAGAATGTGGAGCTCATGGTATCTGAGACAATCCTTCTGATTGGTTTAAACCCAACAATAGATTAATAACGACAGCTGCTGTAATCAGGGAGACAATTTACTTCGATCCAGGTCACAGAActaattaatttgaatattacGCTATGTGACATTTTTGAATTGGGGTCGAATTTGCCTTACAGATGAAGGCGAACCTCAGCAGGTGTCATCGGGGACCAAAGGTACAACCGCTGCCGTGTGACAATGCATGCTGTGTGAAGCGGTAATTGGAACCCCTTTCTGCTCAGGTCTGAACTGTCTAGAAATGCATAATAGTtgcattttcataaaattgcacaaactggaattacaaaaaaatttaattcgcTGAATGGAAACAttgcaattaaaaatgcaatgttACCACCTcatgctaggatgaggtggttttttttggctgtatcaaaataaatgtatttcgcaaaactgcaatgaaatcACTTCTTTTGCATAACACGAGCagtgatcaacaactggatgttacttcTGGCAGAAAAGACGacagaagacaacaggaagtggcaggacaATGGCACGggatatattttaataaacatgcaGCAACAAATGctttcacgtgtgattttaattgagtttttcatttaatggaaacacagcagttgcaaaattgtgttttttgacattagcagaatattgaatATTGTAACCTGACACATAGCTACGTCAGGTTACATGATGAATGcat
Proteins encoded:
- the jmy gene encoding junction-mediating and -regulatory protein, giving the protein MSFAMEDNLESGWVSVRPRVFDEKERHKFVFIVAWNDIEGKFAITCHNRTVQRRSTFLDLDCSPAAALPVPAAAAAAAKSPAKAKKDEACQAGKLRPHSVPTGKPATNTRAGDRKIVKDESLKAFECVSLTLGSWNIVTPKEMDMEILDVPSSPEDADPGDGELSLREDFSWAGLFSFQDLRAAHQQLCAVNSDLEPCLPLFPEEQSGVWTVLFGAPGMSQRETDALCYQLQVYLGHALDTCGWKILSQVLFSEGDDTEEYYESLSELRRKGYEDALEAAKRRMQEVLDKHKAMDSMVELLQVYPEEDEAYGELLEATTQLYHYLLQPFRDIREVATLRRQQIKICLETERLGPRRVESLRREDEEWQKKAQAAVLAIQDLTVKFFETTTRAQKALYERMRADQRKFGKSAWATAIERMERLQYAVSKETLQLMRAREICLEQKKHGLKEEMQSLQGGEDAMMRLDQLEALYYELQLQLYDIQAEVLRCEELLLTAQLQSLRRQMMERQDEVVYYDAFESPDAMKGEEEPVSPPSPLKDEELCALQQRTRQLEARRGRITAKKVYLKNKKEICIFNHNQKTQQRQGSNVDFNSLQGGEAAEGDEAKRNVTVSQERQRALDRLRNLKQRYPGQVTLRSSRLRLSQTPGRRRVAQQPSTQAVSVQTDSISDLPELSAPPPADVYSCEGASLPSINLQSVEAAPPFLSLPPLSSSPSLLSAGPPAVPPPPPPPPPPPLPPPPPPQSLPPFESQASCPTKIQKCESECASQPLAPFSSRFFDSSQLLTARKKLRKTASLDSSQWRKASSPMDEVLASLKRGSFHLRKAELRVLGPDPDDDSNNILAQIRQGVRLKKVRARPEQQRHPKSFLHSADALTRSIHEALRRIKEASPESESESEDEGLPCTDWEN